The window AAATAAGTTAAGTGATAGCAAGCGCATGTTTCCCACTTCTTTCTTTAGTGTGGTAATACCGTTTCACTTGCATACATCTATCATTAACAGAAATCGAAGGCCGTAACGTACGTTTATGGCccgtagttttttttttatttcacaaaaagCCACGGTTTTGCCTGTTAGCAGAagcctcttttctttttgcgttcgctgggctgacgagtacgggaaaagagcatgggttgaaactcactttgatccaaccgcagTCCACGACCTTGGACGCGGActctcttcaaaccgcatgctcCATGTTATGTTTGCCGACTGTGACAAGAGCTCGCTTTGTCTGGCGAATTACTTTACAGTGATTCCGCttttgttaagtgagcccacacaacatgaagtatcatgtTAGGATTGGGTCGCTAATTAACTACTgcacatgctcaacacagtgaacTTCGACCCATCATGAGAAGAGGTCGccttcccgtactcgtcaacccAGCGAAGCAAACACAAAAGAAACTTCTGCTTTCGGGGAAGGCCGGGGATCGAACACTACCAGAAGTCCACGAACATCATAATCTTGATATTCAACAGAACGTGGACCATCAGTTTTCGGTATTAACTATTTTTAGAAAAGTCTCTGCTAGTTCGATTTTGTTACAATTTGAGCGACAACGTGGAAACGACGACTTGAAAGATGGGGTGGGGGGCGAGGGGAGAACCTAAAATGAAAATACCAAAAGGATACAAAATTGCGAGAGAGTCAGTGAAAGTTCGACAAGACAGTCGCCCCTCTTAGGTTTAACGCAAGTTAGTCTAAAGATCCGGGTAGACACATAAAAAGGTCTCGCTGAACAAAGATCAAACAACAAATCTACCACTTTATTTCCAAAGTATTAcatacttaaggacggtgcctactaattaaagatatttttgccccggtgtgtgattatgcagaaaatgtagatcgtaACAGGTgtaattgaaatccaaaaagaaaattgggtgtaaccacgcatttttcaaagataattcatgaataatttttataaaaagctttgaaatacaaagcaatgtatggcgttttttctcaaattgaagcttaattatctctcaaaaatgcatggctaccaccaattttctttttggacaccaagagtacttactaagatctactttctccgtatagttttaaaccgcgcaaaaatatccctgtattagtaagcatcggcgataggaaatccgagtatctggagatgcgcagaacgtatgcgcaataagaatagtaggcaccgtccttaaaatatcATAATATGGCGACTGTACCCTCAGTCTTTTGTAATGACCACAGAATGGCTCGTTTATGATGATAACATACAACAAATACCAATCATGCCTTAAAGTGTCTATCCGGCCTACAAGGTTTTCATGGTTTTGGCACCTCTATAAAGCGTAGATCAATGtcccaaaaataattttttgattCAGCCACTTTTTGACcccgaaatcaagcttaaaagtCCGCGCTTTGGCCACGCCCAGTCAAGTTGACCGCCTAATCGAAGATTAGGAATTAGTGACGTCACTTCAGGAACGACTCGAAATTGGAAGAGATAGCTGGGCTAACCTTATAGACCGATCATTGTGtagtttaatttattatataagtgACACTATAGGATGCcgtttatattattattagtgagTGATGGAAAATTAAAGCGACTTTTCTTCTGAAGATGATGGCAACCGTCTTTCATCAGATTCGAACGAAGGGATAGAGTATGAAGATCCAGACTCATTTGACGGTGATGCTCGTTCCGATTCAGAAGAAGGCCCTTATTGTCAAGAGCCATTGACACGTGAAGATTGGTTTCGTGAATATAATCGTGAAAggacaaaaatggaagaaacagCTACAAAACCGGTTTGACAGAATCATACAAGAAAGCACGAGCAACGGTGGTGATCAAGGAAGGATCTGCCAGAATTTTTATCAGTCTATTGACTCCGTCGGTTCAGGTtctatatttttctttacttgatCAGCAGTGACAGAACTCAGAAGCCGAATAATCTCAGTAGAAGGAGCTAATGTAGATGTTGGCGCTATTTCTTTCCCTCAGAATCTACAGGATTGTAACGAAAACAGAAAGCGTACGATCGATTAACTAACAagaagtgaaaaaaagaaaaaaaaaatgctcgatTTTCACACAGTGCCTGTAAAACGACTATGATTGTGGCATGACCAACCTGACGACGACTTCGATCAAATAAATCTTCTCCTCGGGTATGGCGCTGAAACTTTCGTACTGGAAGAACACCAgtgttatttttttatgaatcTTCGCTGAAATTTAAGATTACCAAATGATAGTCGCCGCGTGAAGTCATTGGAAGCGAAGTGACAAAACACAGAGCGGATCACCTTTTTGCGTTTGAAACGCTTGGTGTCCACGTGTCGCGCTTGAACTTCACGAAGTCCGTCCATTTCTTCCTTCTGACCTTCGCTTCACTTCACAATTTGCGAAGAGCCCgccaaagaaaacaatgaaaaaatgatCCTccaaaaattttgaatttggcgcGCGGTTCCTGACATGACGTCAGAGTCGATTCTGGTGCTGTCTCCCGGTCAACTTGATTGAGCGTGGCCAAAGCGAGAAATTTGAAGCTTGATTTCGGGGTCAAAAAGTGGTGGAATCGAAAAATCATTTTTGAGGCAGTTATCTACGCTTTATAGAGATGCCAAAACCATGAAATCTCTGGAGGCCGTACAGACACTTTAAGGGAACTATTCACCGCAAAGTCAAAACAAGAAGTTCCACCACGAGAAAGGTTGTACTTGCTCCTTTTGATACATAAGAAAACGTGCACGTCATGGATATAATTAAAACTTATCACTGACGAAAGTAAGTATTGGCATCAACAAGatgtaattattaaatttcattGACCAAGCTAAATATACGTTTATAATCGGTTTCTTTACCAATTTCCGagtaaaaatttaaaacgaaGAGCTTTAGGAAACTAAGTAAGCATTTTTAGATCGCTGGGCTAGTTATTTATACGAAGATAGCTTGGGGCCTTGATTAAAATGGACCGACAGGTCGTGATTTTACTTAATGAACCAGAGCttcttgtttcaaaatttgCTAAACTTGAAAAAGCCAGTTATCATATAGGCACACTAAATTAATTCCGATATTCAATACAGTACAAGACAAACAATCTATAACATAGTAGTGTAATATAGCGCCATGTACTTCATTGGCGAACCGATAAACCATCAACTCGGTAATAAAGATTTCTTTGGCAATAACAATTGTTACGGGACAGATTTTGTAGATagtgttttaacttctttattctgGCGTGGAACTTCAGCATTGGCGTTGCCGGCAGTCAGCTCTCTCTAAACTACTAAAAACAGGCGTTTAAATATGCTGTTGCTGAGCCGTGATTAGTTAATCAATACATTTCCTTCGAAGAATAAAGGACACCCCCgggggaaggggtggggggactcccatataaaaaggagagggatgctcgtcgtctcgcttaggggtgtaaatttcagaTTTGGTCTCACATAGGGTGTTCTTACTGGGCAAAaagcaatcatatgtagccgtgaaggtctttTTTAGGGTTGCGcgagaagaaatataaaagtgtatagtTACACTTCTACATTTCTTCACGAACGTGAAAgaattagatgataatgtcttttcCATCATTaaaagtaaatgcatttttatgtatctgtgttttaatatggtctcttttaggggtcataAAAGGCCTGGGCCAGGCCAAGATTTTTCTCCTTTAGGggtataatttaaaatttccgaccaGCATCccttccctttttatatgggagtcccaccCCCGGGGGCGTAACGGTTACGTGCCCCGGGAGTAGCATGCAAACTAGTGGAATAAATGAATGTTACAGAGCTTACAAGGTTCTCTTGAGTAAAGTACTTTCGAGAGTACACTTTTGGTGCCAAATACAGCTATGGCTTGGTCGACGAGCTTAAAAAGTTACGTAAACGCGATCCTAACACTCTCAGCAACAAAGGCGGAAAGACTTGTGGTAAATACTTACGGTAGATACTGCAGCCTACTAGAAATTCGATTTAATTGAATGGTTGGATAAACTGATAGCAACGGAAACCAAAGTTTCCGCGATCCTTTATGCTAACCCGTGCGGGCTAACCGCGGGAAAACTAACATTACAGATAACTAGGTTAAAATAACTAACTTGGTCGGTCTTACAAACTTATCGAGAATAGCCGCTAAAATGGTCCTCGTGTTTCCAACAACATCGGCAGAAATTCGGCTTTCACCTAATGCATTTTCTCGTGGGAAAGTTACTTAGACTACCTGCGACTTACGAGGTTGCAATTGTTTGTGACAATTTGCTTTGCACGTTTCAATTGATAGGGTCTAAAAGTACTCACGAGTGACCACGAGTGACCACGGGTTACCACGAGTGAGGTTTAATCAAAAGATGTCAGTGCTGTTATTATGACGTCATTACGGATTCATTTTTACATTATTTCATCAAATAATGACTTACTCATGAAAACTGAAGTTATTTACTGTGTAAACGCGTAGCGGATGATTTGAAATATCTTCCGCAAAAAACACTCTCGTGGTCACTGGTGGTCACTCGTGGTCACCCGCAATCAcccgtggttactcgtggtcaCTCATGAGTACTTCTAGACCCTATCGTTTCAATTTCCTATCTAAGTTCTCAGCACCGTGCATTATAACAATTTGCATACGATAAAACAATCATGaaaatatagtttaaaatattataaaatatgcttcaacacAATGATCATGCTTAGCCtttgctttattttctctttgttttcctgtagaatttaatgaaacaactATTCCATTCGCCTTTGTTGGATACGTGATTGGTAAtagctacgcgcctcgttggctatttagcatctcgtatccaacgcgaACTCatagaataatttttaaataacaTAGTGGTGGTATAATACCGCCATATACTTCATTGGCGAACCAATAAATCATCAACTCACTTATAAAGATATCCTTGACAATAACAATGATATACTTAGCCTTAGCTATATCTTCTCGTTGTTTGCTCTGTAGAACCTACTTGCGTAAATACAAGTAATAAACTGATAGttctaaaaaaacaaacttgtcaTTCTTACCAGTAACAACAGGTCTTTCACTTTGGTGGTTACTGAACTTCTTTTTAGGCTGCCTTTGGGCGAGGAGAAATAAAGACTGCCTCTTAAGCTTGTGACCAGACGAGGCTGCCCTATATACCATATTTATGTAACAAGCTGTATTTGTGTAAAACGTGGCTTCTGTTTAATTTTCTGAAAGACTTTTAAATAGCGATTCCTCAGGCTTGAGAAGTTTCCGGATGATGTGCATGGAAGAACTAAAACTTGTGGTCAAAGTCAGACCAATTGCTAGAGTGCGGAGAGCTGTCAGTTTTAGGTCGTTTAAGAATCCTTGCGAATTGAGTGCAAAATAAAACACAGCCACGACATTACTCTCAATATAAGCAAAAATCATGCAAACACTGATGTAGAAAACATACCGCGTTACAAATTTGTGTTTGTTAAAGATGATTATGAAAAGCCCATTGCAGACAGTGCACACTGTGTCGTATGTTGCAAAATAAGAAAGGTTTCGTGTACCTGAAAAACCCATTTTTGAATAACAAAACGGTATTACCATCCCTAAAACCaacaaagaaatgtttgaaGCGAACCAGTAACTCCGAATCAGCTTTGAAATGTTGGTTTGAACGGTCCAGGTGGTTGTACAGGCGAATCGACTATATATGAAAAAATAGAAGATCTTAAAAGGTGACCAATATAAGGAAATTAACAACTGAAATGAGTCCATATATTTTACACCTAAACTGTCCATGTCGACGTCCTTTTTAGTAAAAAAGTTATAAAGGTAAGATGTTCTCGTGTTAATGTCACCTTCATCAAATCTGAAAAATGATAACCCTCCGCTGGAAATACCAACCGGAAGGGCTGCTATAATAAGAATCAGATAACAAAAACCCACAGCAATTTTGCCAGAAATTCTTTTCATGATGTTAACATATCTAACAGTACCTTGAGGCTGTTTCGTGTACTCGGCATTGTTTACAGCAATTAGCAACGGCTCTCCCTCACTGTCATCTGTTCCATGATGATTCTCAACTGTATCTTCAGTAACTGAGTTCAGAAATGTTCCATTTCCTACTGCACGGCCTTCACCTAGTTGTCGAGCTCCAGACATCCAACAGAATTTCTTTGTACGTCTCAAccaaaccaaagttattatcgGTCCAACGAGGAACCAGTAATAAAGTTTGTTTAAATATGATTTCATTTTCTCCAGTTCAAAGGAGGTCTGCACGCGGGGTGGAACTCGGATCTTCACATTTGTTCGGTCGTTCGAAGCTAAAAAAGAATTAGCATCACCAAAGGGACATGATGGTTCCTCGCAATTGGGGACTACATTACAGTCCTTGCTTGTAGCATATGATATCGGAATTAGGCGCTTGTACGCAGAAATGTTTTCCTTCGTCCCATATGCGTTTTCTATGAAACATATCAACACAGAGTACCCTGCGTTCTGTGCATTTACTGCCAGCTTCTCCAAAGGACACAAACTATAGTTGTTGTTTGTCAGATTAACAAGAGCGACTTTGTGGACCTGAATTTGTGCATTGCGTACATCCTCCAGCGGCTGGCATGCATTTGAGAGCTTTGAATACACCGCGAGTCCATTCAAAATAAACTCTTGGCCTTCCCCTGTGGTTGTTGCCTGTATGAAGGACTGCAGCGAAGGTATCCTAAATCCTTCAATGGCTGACACGGTGCAATTTACTGTGAATGGGACATAGAAGTTGTCGTCAACATCTGGATACACAGTGAGAGTGCTTCCACCCGGCTGGTAATCAAACTCCAACAACCCAGGTGAATAAATTGCAAGGATTAAGATCAAACTTATTATCGCCAAGAAGGAAAAGCAATAGCCTATTGCAGCACACTTCCCCGCCATCTTGAACACAAACCGGAAGCAAACCAGTCACGCGAAAAGCAATCCAGATAAAACATTCTTATCCATTTGAGACAACAGCTACTTATCTTTGTACTGGCCAATCACCAACAATGATTGAACTGACCTCTGGTGCCCTGTTAAAATTGGAAAAACGATATACTTGGCCTACAGTGAAATTATAACAGTGACCATTTTTACTGTCGGTTGGTCACAGTAGAACGAATGAATGGTGGTTTTACTATATTTAAAATATAAGACGTATACGTAAATTTTTATCATTTGAAGCTGCTAGGACGTTATTTCAAGCATTAGTCATTCGCCGCCTAGATTACTGCAACTCAGTTCTATATGGTATACCGGCTATCCACACGAATAAACTACAGCGCGTGCAAAACGCAGCCGCGAGACTTCTCacaaactagatgcttctgtgaagcatacactggcttgcctgtggtacgtgctacagaaaatcagaaggcactgaattgtgtggtattgaaatacagcattccagtctctgaagaataacaaataaaagagaagcgagaaacattgccttctgggctgacatgttgataattttcaagttccctcacaacttctttccaccacaagtgtgccctctgagcatctgaaagctttgtaatactaaacttcactgaagtcaagccctgtttcgcggggttagtattAGGAGGGGAggccaaaacaataaacctctcataaataacagaaacatctgaccgaaaatactattaacacTATCAactgcgaactcagcaaggtacagattctgttagcttgctttatgcaaaacaaatattgatggaaaagcaaataactattgatacacagttttcagaaagagcagaaggaagtttcccggacggtcgatcgagaataaaatatttacgacatgaaaacaacgttaattttgaaccgtgaatatagaatataaaaagttacgatcagcgacaaacattttgggagatttttgctacgttcaaataaattgcaaaattgaaagtgacatggccggaattcagcgggcgccgtgattaagttaccgcggcatgtttactcgccaaacagtgaagcgtctgtgtcaaatgatggcaagataccgggtttttgtaagtttctttttctgtcaagtgttataaagtttgacaatgaaatgagcgaagtcaaaacaaagatcacaatcgcccaactcttgtttatgcaaagtcaaaatttactctccaagacgcgtacgacgttatttatcaccaggtaattccatcattttggaaatagcagctactttattattcatctgcgtcacaagttttcactgattttggggctcattttgttgaaactcaagcacgcttccaacaggcctgtgaacccttcctgcttacagagcaatactaaaaaacttctcccatatcacatttgaatcgaaccttaagctcgaaaattcaatacacaacatgatattataattcacaaaggcagaaaataccacagaatccttttccagcgaaatatttattgaaacaaacaacatatttgctcttagaggcgaaaacctcttcctatttcattgcgtgcgtgaagacaagaaactcaatcgtgtcaaattaccatgtacttcaggtaaatattacagctcactttgatttcgtctcgacgggcgatagattgttgtcgaagtccattgctcgtcgcttttgagattcctgcctattttatccaactgactttccattattgagctccataagggtatattttgttaaggatccactaaaacgccattcgggttacatgactttcgacgccattgcaggctaagttaatgattctactgtgtccaccagagaaatctacgcagttccactaccctctcgatcctaacaaaatacgcacagaaagctctatgcacaaagacaccacttaccaggggagtgacaggcaagacttttaccgacacggaaaaaaaaaaaaaataaaaaaaaaaataaaacaaacaaactaaacgcagacctcgactgggtttgcccataagcaacccagtaacaagccACGCTACTCACACATCACTCCAGTCATGGTAGACCTCCAATGGCTGCCTGTAAGATTTAGAataattttaaagtaattttatttacttttaaggCTGTGCATGGTACCGCACCTACGTTATTACTAGTCTTTTATCTTTTAAACAATCTAGGTATAATCTTAGGTCTGTTGGCAACAATACTCTAGCAAGGCCCGAAATAAAATCAGCCAAGACGACTGGAGACAGAGCCTTCGCAGGTTGCTGCTCCACTCTTATGGAATGCATTACCGCTCAGTCTTAGGGCTATTGATAACATTACTTCATTCAAGAAACAATTAAAGACGCATCTTT of the Montipora capricornis isolate CH-2021 chromosome 7, ASM3666992v2, whole genome shotgun sequence genome contains:
- the LOC138058322 gene encoding uncharacterized protein, coding for MAGKCAAIGYCFSFLAIISLILILAIYSPGLLEFDYQPGGSTLTVYPDVDDNFYVPFTVNCTVSAIEGFRIPSLQSFIQATTTGEGQEFILNGLAVYSKLSNACQPLEDVRNAQIQVHKVALVNLTNNNYSLCPLEKLAVNAQNAGYSVLICFIENAYGTKENISAYKRLIPISYATSKDCNVVPNCEEPSCPFGDANSFLASNDRTNVKIRVPPRVQTSFELEKMKSYLNKLYYWFLVGPIITLVWLRRTKKFCWMSGARQLGEGRAVGNGTFLNSVTEDTVENHHGTDDSEGEPLLIAVNNAEYTKQPQGTVRYVNIMKRISGKIAVGFCYLILIIAALPVGISSGGLSFFRFDEGDINTRTSYLYNFFTKKDVDMDSLGVKYMDSFQLLISLYWSPFKIFYFFIYSRFACTTTWTVQTNISKLIRSYWFASNISLLVLGMVIPFCYSKMGFSGTRNLSYFATYDTVCTVCNGLFIIIFNKHKFVTRYVFYISVCMIFAYIESNVVAVFYFALNSQGFLNDLKLTALRTLAIGLTLTTSFSSSMHIIRKLLKPEESLFKSLSEN